From a region of the Bacteroidota bacterium genome:
- a CDS encoding SDR family oxidoreductase, whose product MNKTALITGATSGIGRAVAKKLAQNGYNIIITGRRSNLLEALKNEISKEIPGIEVLTLNFDVRKQKEVSEAINGLPEKWSKIDVLVNNAGLAAGLDPIQEGSIDDWEQMIDTNVKGLLYITRCVTPSMVKNKSGHIINLGSIAGKEVYENGNVYCATKHAVDALTKGMRIDLLPYNIKVTSIDPGMVETEFSMVRFKGDKKRSDKVYEGLTPLGADDIADAILFVVTRPPHVNINDMIIMPTAQANSVKTFRK is encoded by the coding sequence ATGAATAAAACAGCCTTAATCACAGGAGCCACTTCAGGAATTGGCAGAGCCGTTGCAAAAAAACTGGCACAAAACGGATACAATATAATTATCACAGGAAGAAGAAGCAATTTGCTCGAAGCACTTAAAAATGAAATAAGCAAAGAGATTCCGGGCATTGAAGTGCTGACCCTTAATTTTGATGTCAGGAAACAAAAAGAAGTTTCTGAAGCAATTAACGGACTTCCCGAAAAATGGAGCAAGATTGATGTCCTGGTCAATAATGCCGGCCTGGCTGCTGGTCTTGATCCCATTCAGGAAGGGAGCATTGACGATTGGGAACAGATGATCGACACCAATGTCAAAGGATTACTATATATTACCCGCTGTGTAACTCCTTCAATGGTCAAAAATAAAAGCGGACATATCATCAATCTTGGATCCATTGCAGGTAAAGAAGTTTATGAAAACGGGAATGTCTATTGTGCCACCAAACATGCAGTTGATGCACTCACTAAGGGTATGCGCATCGATCTGCTGCCCTACAACATAAAAGTTACTTCAATCGATCCCGGCATGGTTGAAACCGAATTCTCCATGGTCAGGTTTAAAGGGGACAAAAAACGCTCCGACAAGGTTTATGAAGGGCTTACCCCTCTTGGTGCAGATGATATTGCCGATGCTATTCTTTTTGTAGTTACCCGTCCACCGCATGTAAACATCAATGATATGATTATCATGCCAACGGCACAGGCAAACTCAGTAAAAACTTTCAGGAAATAA
- the purL gene encoding phosphoribosylformylglycinamidine synthase subunit PurL, whose amino-acid sequence MLPKEKTDEMTQKSGVSPEEFDRIKGILGRTPNQTELYIFAAMWSEHTSYRHSLKWIKKLPRKGDCVLVEAGTENAGLISIGNGLACAFKIESHNHPCAVEPFHGASTGVGGINRDIFTMGAKPIAQLNSLRFGNLNSKLARQYMKKVIQGIGYYNNAFGTPMIAGEIFFDGSFTHNPLVNTMSVGIVKEDSYIRAVSKGAGNLVYLLGAPTGEDGIRGALFASKEITGDSVQELASVQVGDPFIERLLLEAILEMNETGAIAGMQDLGASGIACAVAEMSAKGHLGMKIDLDKIPLRSIDMDPWEIVLSETQERMILVVKKGQEKKIEAVAAKWNLICTQIGEVIKETNLLFYNGSRKVAELPVMAVNSGDVATVDEREDKEPEFYQELKSFSIQSVPEPKNLKEVFFSLLKNPNLASKRWIYEQFDTMAGVGNMAANFPSDAGVVNVKGTDSALLMTVDCNGRYVKANPGRGTQIAVAEAARNIVCTGGEPLAVTNCMNFGNPENPEVYWQFVSAIKGMAKACSHFNLPVTGGNVSFYNQYQFKGETVPVMPTPVIGMVGLLKDKNNHMTLAFKSKGDMIYLVGKSKNDISSSEYLHSYHHIEQSPAPCFNLEEELKVQQVVKSLIQHHLIRSCHDVSNGGLIMTLVESAVARNLGFDITTDAEIRTDAFLFGESQSRIVVSVASSRETEFLDFMMSRDVPYSALGHVTKEELRIDDVSFGFISDIKKEYENALEVSLNEPTII is encoded by the coding sequence ATGTTGCCGAAAGAAAAAACAGACGAAATGACTCAAAAATCAGGAGTTTCTCCTGAGGAGTTTGACCGGATAAAAGGGATATTGGGGAGAACCCCCAATCAGACGGAGCTATACATTTTTGCTGCAATGTGGTCGGAGCATACCTCTTACCGGCATTCCCTGAAATGGATAAAAAAATTGCCCAGAAAAGGCGATTGTGTATTGGTTGAAGCGGGAACCGAAAATGCAGGGTTGATCAGTATTGGTAACGGGTTGGCCTGTGCTTTTAAGATAGAATCGCACAATCATCCCTGTGCAGTCGAACCTTTCCATGGCGCTTCTACAGGGGTTGGGGGAATCAACCGCGATATTTTCACCATGGGGGCAAAGCCCATCGCTCAGTTAAATTCGTTAAGGTTTGGAAATCTGAATTCAAAACTTGCCCGCCAGTACATGAAGAAGGTTATACAAGGTATTGGGTATTACAATAATGCCTTTGGAACCCCCATGATAGCCGGGGAGATATTTTTTGATGGTTCTTTTACTCATAATCCCCTGGTCAATACCATGTCGGTTGGCATTGTTAAAGAGGATTCATATATCAGGGCTGTTTCCAAAGGGGCAGGCAATTTGGTATACCTGCTTGGAGCACCCACCGGCGAGGATGGAATCAGGGGAGCCTTATTTGCTTCAAAGGAAATAACCGGGGATTCAGTGCAGGAGTTGGCTTCGGTCCAGGTGGGCGATCCTTTTATAGAGCGGCTTCTGCTAGAGGCAATTCTGGAGATGAACGAAACCGGAGCCATTGCCGGCATGCAGGATTTGGGTGCTTCAGGCATAGCCTGTGCCGTTGCTGAAATGTCTGCGAAAGGCCATCTCGGGATGAAGATTGATCTGGATAAAATACCTTTACGAAGTATAGATATGGATCCCTGGGAGATTGTTCTTTCTGAAACACAGGAACGAATGATTTTAGTTGTTAAAAAGGGGCAGGAGAAAAAAATAGAAGCTGTTGCTGCCAAATGGAATTTGATTTGTACGCAAATAGGGGAGGTGATTAAGGAAACCAATCTTCTTTTTTATAACGGGAGCCGGAAAGTTGCAGAGCTTCCTGTAATGGCCGTTAATTCCGGCGATGTCGCAACTGTTGATGAAAGAGAAGACAAAGAGCCTGAATTTTATCAGGAGCTGAAAAGCTTTTCCATTCAATCTGTTCCTGAGCCCAAAAATTTGAAGGAAGTTTTCTTCTCTTTGTTGAAAAATCCCAATTTGGCATCTAAACGCTGGATTTATGAACAATTTGATACCATGGCCGGAGTAGGCAATATGGCCGCCAACTTTCCTTCTGATGCAGGTGTGGTTAATGTTAAAGGCACTGACAGTGCATTATTGATGACTGTCGATTGCAATGGCCGTTATGTGAAGGCCAACCCCGGCAGGGGTACTCAGATTGCAGTTGCCGAAGCTGCACGTAACATCGTTTGTACCGGAGGCGAACCTTTGGCCGTGACTAACTGTATGAATTTCGGGAATCCTGAAAATCCAGAAGTCTACTGGCAGTTTGTTTCGGCAATTAAGGGAATGGCAAAAGCCTGTTCCCACTTTAATTTGCCTGTGACCGGAGGAAATGTAAGTTTTTACAATCAATATCAATTTAAGGGCGAAACGGTACCGGTGATGCCTACCCCGGTAATCGGAATGGTGGGATTATTGAAGGATAAAAACAACCACATGACCCTTGCTTTCAAGAGCAAAGGGGATATGATTTACCTGGTCGGGAAATCCAAAAATGATATTTCCTCTTCTGAATATTTGCATAGTTATCATCATATTGAACAATCCCCTGCACCCTGTTTTAATCTTGAGGAAGAGTTAAAAGTGCAACAGGTTGTAAAATCGCTTATCCAACATCATTTGATCCGTTCCTGTCATGATGTTTCTAATGGCGGGCTGATAATGACCCTCGTGGAATCTGCAGTAGCAAGGAATTTGGGTTTTGATATCACCACCGACGCAGAAATCAGGACCGATGCTTTTTTATTTGGCGAATCGCAAAGCCGTATAGTGGTTTCTGTGGCCTCCTCACGCGAAACCGAATTTCTGGATTTTATGATGTCAAGGGATGTGCCTTATTCGGCCCTAGGGCATGTTACTAAGGAAGAATTAAGAATAGATGATGTTTCCTTTGGCTTTATCAGTGACATTAAGAAGGAATATGAAAATGCCCTGGAAGTTTCTTTGAACGAACCGACAATAATTTAG
- the ubiE gene encoding bifunctional demethylmenaquinone methyltransferase/2-methoxy-6-polyprenyl-1,4-benzoquinol methylase UbiE: MNIKPYKTADSAKKVQIEQMFDHIAPHYDFLNHFLSFGIDRCWRRKAIGKLKSFHPGTVLDVASGTGDLALEAFRRLKPGKIVGIDISEQMLESGRVKLRRLGLENEIELIKADVEKLPFADNSFDAVMVAFGVRNFENLKQGLSEMRRVIKPGGKAVILEFSTPSNKWFNRLYHLYSFTVLPFLGKLVSSDSSAYQYLPESVKAFPSGTRFTGIMASVGFKNENFKELTMGIATIYFAEK, translated from the coding sequence TTGAATATAAAACCATACAAGACAGCTGATTCTGCAAAAAAAGTTCAGATAGAGCAGATGTTTGATCATATTGCTCCTCATTATGATTTTTTAAACCACTTTCTTTCCTTTGGGATTGACCGTTGTTGGCGCCGGAAAGCCATAGGAAAGTTAAAATCCTTCCATCCCGGTACTGTCCTTGATGTGGCTTCAGGAACCGGTGATTTGGCCCTTGAGGCTTTTAGGAGGTTGAAACCGGGAAAAATTGTAGGAATAGATATTTCCGAGCAGATGCTTGAATCAGGAAGAGTAAAATTAAGGCGTCTGGGATTGGAAAACGAGATAGAACTGATCAAGGCCGATGTTGAAAAGCTTCCCTTTGCTGATAATAGCTTTGATGCTGTAATGGTAGCCTTTGGCGTGAGAAATTTTGAAAACCTCAAACAGGGCCTGAGTGAAATGAGAAGGGTGATAAAACCAGGAGGTAAGGCCGTTATTCTTGAGTTTTCAACTCCTTCCAATAAATGGTTTAATCGTTTGTACCATTTATACTCTTTTACGGTTCTGCCTTTTTTGGGAAAGCTTGTTTCTTCCGATTCATCTGCCTATCAGTACTTGCCTGAGTCGGTCAAGGCTTTCCCTTCAGGAACCCGGTTTACCGGTATCATGGCATCAGTGGGGTTTAAAAATGAGAATTTTAAGGAGCTGACGATGGGAATTGCTACAATTTATTTCGCGGAGAAATAA